A portion of the Micromonospora tarapacensis genome contains these proteins:
- a CDS encoding nitroreductase family deazaflavin-dependent oxidoreductase has product MTTGEQVLDSPTGWVAEHINRYVDTDGADGHEWRPGVYTLLLTTRGRRSGALRRTALIYGRAGDAYTVVASQGGDPRHPAWYLNMLAEPQVQVQVGAERFTARSRTASAPERAQLWPAMAAIWPAYDDYQARTDREIPVVLLERV; this is encoded by the coding sequence ATGACCACAGGTGAACAGGTGCTGGACAGCCCCACGGGGTGGGTGGCCGAGCACATCAACCGGTACGTCGACACCGACGGGGCCGACGGCCACGAGTGGCGGCCGGGCGTCTACACGTTGTTGCTGACCACCCGTGGCCGGCGCAGCGGCGCACTACGGCGGACCGCCCTGATCTACGGCCGGGCCGGTGACGCGTACACCGTGGTCGCCTCACAGGGCGGCGATCCCCGGCACCCGGCCTGGTATCTCAACATGTTGGCCGAGCCACAGGTGCAGGTGCAGGTCGGTGCCGAGCGGTTCACCGCCCGATCCCGGACCGCCAGCGCGCCGGAGCGGGCGCAACTGTGGCCGGCGATGGCCGCCATCTGGCCGGCCTACGACGACTACCAGGCCAGGACCGACCGGGAGATCCCGGTGGTGCTGCTCGAACGCGTCTGA
- a CDS encoding adhesin, producing MLTMTDNAVLVIRDLAAQQEVSEGGGVRIAADTTAGSLTVELVPAPVDGDHVVDNQGARIFLDSDAADLLGEASVDASVDDEGVVQFGFSEKE from the coding sequence ATGCTCACGATGACCGACAACGCCGTTCTGGTGATCCGTGATCTCGCCGCTCAGCAGGAAGTTTCCGAGGGTGGTGGCGTACGCATCGCCGCGGACACCACGGCCGGTTCCCTCACCGTCGAACTGGTCCCCGCGCCGGTGGACGGTGACCATGTGGTCGACAACCAGGGCGCCCGGATCTTCCTCGACTCCGACGCCGCGGACCTGCTCGGCGAGGCTTCGGTCGATGCGAGCGTCGACGACGAGGGCGTCGTGCAGTTCGGGTTCAGCGAGAAGGAGTAG
- a CDS encoding sulfotransferase domain-containing protein: protein MSDALTRYRSADEDSARWQEFPFRPGDIVISTRSKSGTTWMQMVCALLVLRTPELPAPLTELSPWLDWLVEPQEVVYARLAAQRHRRFIKTHTPLDGVPGDPRAHYVVVARHPLDMAVSLHHQSVNLDRARLAELTGQPAVPQQSGPRQPVEQALVRWIDADPDPRAELDSLPGVMWHLRGAWARRHRPNVHLVHYDDLRADLPGQMHRLAERLGLQPPGPDLVEAATFDRMRARADLLAPDPAGVLKDRRAFFRSGRSGQGNALLDEETRDRYRARAAALAPPDLLSWLHRGPARPR, encoded by the coding sequence GTGTCCGACGCCCTGACCCGATACAGGTCCGCCGACGAGGACAGCGCCCGCTGGCAGGAGTTCCCCTTCCGCCCGGGGGACATCGTGATCAGCACTCGCTCGAAGAGTGGGACGACCTGGATGCAGATGGTCTGCGCGCTGCTGGTGCTGCGCACACCGGAACTGCCGGCACCGCTGACCGAGCTGTCACCCTGGCTGGACTGGCTGGTCGAACCGCAGGAAGTGGTGTACGCGCGGCTGGCGGCCCAGCGGCACCGTCGGTTCATCAAGACCCACACCCCGCTGGACGGCGTGCCGGGCGATCCTCGCGCGCACTACGTGGTGGTGGCCCGCCACCCGCTCGACATGGCGGTGTCCCTGCACCACCAGAGCGTCAACCTGGACCGCGCCCGCCTGGCCGAACTGACCGGCCAACCCGCGGTGCCGCAGCAGAGCGGCCCCCGGCAGCCGGTCGAGCAGGCGCTCGTACGCTGGATCGACGCCGATCCGGACCCCCGGGCCGAGTTGGACTCGCTGCCCGGCGTCATGTGGCACCTGCGGGGCGCCTGGGCCCGCCGCCACCGGCCCAACGTTCACCTCGTGCACTACGACGACCTCCGTGCCGACCTGCCCGGGCAGATGCACCGGCTCGCCGAGCGGCTGGGCCTCCAACCGCCCGGGCCCGACCTGGTCGAGGCGGCGACGTTCGATCGGATGCGCGCCCGGGCCGACCTGCTTGCGCCGGACCCGGCGGGGGTGTTGAAGGACCGGCGGGCCTTCTTCCGCAGCGGTCGCTCTGGCCAGGGCAACGCCCTGCTCGACGAGGAGACCCGGGACCGGTACCGCGCCCGTGCCGCCGCGCTGGCGCCGCCGGACCTGCTGTCCTGGCTGCACCGCGGCCCGGCCCGGCCGCGCTGA
- a CDS encoding FG-GAP-like repeat-containing protein, producing MLPGLRTTLGLTLPLTVAAVVTAPAPALAEPSPQLLLAAAVAPCVESGPTAGDQAVADFVNPRLSAKMRNAVSAYTASCLRAVVTAVQKRGLPKRAAVIAITTAIVESSIRNISEEVDHDSLGIFQQRASWGSRSQRLDPEWATNAFLNKMISLYPNGAWQTAPIGVVCQRVQVSAFPERYQPQAGDAQILVDAVWRRPAGPTVVYDQGDGTMRIYRWTSDGNSFNRATDYNSGTFALNNVGDRVASGDVDGDGRDDIVMAYQNTDGTWGLHTFLNGNDWDGIWYTGGQMNLDRVAGRLVLSDVNGDGRSEPALVYDMGDGTMRIYRWTSDGNSFNRATDYNSGTFALNNVGDRVASGDVDGDGRDDIVMAYQNTDGTWGLHTFLNGNDWDGIWYTGGQMNLDRVAGRLVLGSW from the coding sequence ATGCTTCCTGGCCTTCGTACCACTCTTGGGCTGACTCTTCCGCTCACCGTCGCCGCCGTCGTGACCGCGCCGGCACCCGCCCTCGCCGAGCCGAGCCCGCAGCTGCTCCTCGCCGCGGCCGTCGCGCCCTGCGTGGAGAGCGGTCCCACCGCCGGTGACCAGGCTGTCGCCGACTTCGTCAACCCTCGGCTCTCCGCCAAGATGCGCAATGCGGTCAGCGCCTACACCGCCTCCTGCCTGCGGGCGGTGGTCACCGCCGTGCAGAAGCGCGGGCTGCCCAAACGCGCCGCGGTGATCGCGATCACCACCGCGATCGTGGAAAGCTCCATCCGCAACATCAGCGAGGAGGTCGACCATGACAGCCTCGGGATCTTCCAGCAGCGGGCGTCGTGGGGCTCGCGGTCACAGCGGCTGGACCCGGAGTGGGCCACCAATGCGTTCCTCAACAAGATGATCAGCCTGTACCCGAACGGGGCCTGGCAGACCGCGCCGATCGGCGTGGTCTGCCAGCGGGTTCAGGTGTCCGCGTTTCCTGAGCGCTACCAACCGCAGGCCGGCGACGCACAGATTCTGGTCGACGCGGTGTGGCGCCGTCCGGCTGGGCCGACGGTCGTGTACGACCAGGGCGACGGGACGATGCGGATCTACCGCTGGACCTCCGACGGCAACTCATTCAACCGCGCCACCGACTACAACTCCGGAACCTTCGCCCTCAACAACGTCGGAGACCGAGTCGCCTCAGGCGACGTCGACGGCGACGGCCGAGACGACATCGTCATGGCCTACCAAAACACCGACGGCACCTGGGGCCTACACACATTCCTCAACGGCAACGACTGGGACGGCATCTGGTACACCGGCGGCCAGATGAACCTCGACCGCGTCGCCGGCCGACTCGTCCTCAGCGACGTCAACGGCGACGGCCGCAGCGAACCCGCACTCGTCTACGACATGGGCGACGGAACCATGCGCATCTACCGCTGGACCTCCGACGGCAACTCATTCAACCGCGCCACCGACTACAACTCCGGAACCTTCGCCCTCAACAACGTCGGAGACCGAGTCGCCTCAGGCGACGTCGACGGCGACGGCCGAGACGACATCGTCATGGCCTACCAAAACACCGACGGCACCTGGGGCCTACACACATTCCTCAACGGCAACGACTGGGACGGCATCTGGTACACCGGCGGCCAGATGAACCTCGACCGCGTCGCCGGCCGACTCGTCCTCGGCAGCTGGTAG
- a CDS encoding beta family protein: MAALGFAARAHARRAVVRLRVRQHRTGPDTTTVAVERIWRYGRLAPEQCDLLIDCGDVCCAADVRAVEPRVRRALGWARRYAWRSASVVAGGMPATRVEHLAPPGPRAGRAGSGGAGGAGRPGATPNRHRKQRGGETRRAG, from the coding sequence TTGGCGGCGCTCGGCTTCGCGGCCCGGGCCCACGCCCGGCGGGCCGTGGTTCGGCTGCGGGTCCGTCAGCACCGGACAGGCCCGGACACCACCACCGTGGCGGTGGAGCGGATCTGGCGGTACGGACGGCTGGCCCCCGAGCAGTGCGACCTGCTGATCGACTGCGGTGACGTGTGCTGCGCGGCGGACGTCCGGGCGGTTGAGCCCCGGGTCCGGCGAGCGCTGGGCTGGGCCCGCCGGTACGCCTGGCGCTCGGCGAGCGTGGTGGCCGGCGGCATGCCAGCGACGCGCGTGGAGCACCTCGCACCACCTGGCCCACGTGCTGGACGCGCTGGGTCCGGTGGTGCGGGCGGAGCCGGGCGCCCCGGCGCGACGCCGAACCGCCACCGCAAGCAGCGCGGCGGGGAGACCCGCCGCGCCGGTTGA